GCTCGGTAGCCATTGCGCCGATTTCCTCGTCCTTCACACCAACGAAGTTGGCTTTCAAATCGCGAATAGGGCGGTCGATGCACACGTAAGGTGTCTTGCGGGAATTCAGCAGCGCGGCCTCCGCAGGATTGCCTTTGGCTGCGGCTGCCGATGCGATGATCAGGCCATCGACGCTGCGCGCCATCAAAAGCTTGAGCTGGCGAAGTTCCGCCTCAGCGTTCTCTCCGGAGTTTGAAATCAGGATCTGATAACCAAGCGGCTCAAGTTTCCGCCCGATGCCTTTGGCTACCTCGGCGAAAAACGAGTGCATCATGTCGGGAATGATGAGACCTATCAGGTATGTCCGACGGCTGGCGAGGCTGCGTGCTATCAGGTTGGGCTCGTACTGAAGCTCCCGTGCACGTTGCCTGATGCGGCGACGTGTCGCCTCAGAAACGTCGAGGTGATTGCGAAGCGCTTTGGAAACGGTCATCAACGATACGCCTAATTCTTCGGCGATATCTTTCATTCGAACTGCCAATCCATCCTCCCGGATTGCCGCAGCGTTGCGCAGGGCCGCACTCTGCTGGCTATGAAAGCGTTGATGCTTTCTTTCTGCGTGTCATTGTATCTCCCAAACTCCGGTTCGCCATCTCTTTCATTCGGAGGGCCGCGCCACGGGGACTCGCAGATTCGTTTGCCTTATTGTAACCCAAACAGGCTACTTTAACGCTAAAATCTGTTGACACTCCACCATCCGTCAGAGTACCTTCACTCCCGCGGTTGATCGAGTTGCAATCACAGGGCAGGGACGCGATGGAGTCAACGATCAATTTCGTTGCGGTCGATCTCGGTGCATCAAGCGGCAGACTTGTAGTTGGGCGATGGAATGGCACATCTTTTGTTCTAGAGGAACTGCACCGGTTCGCCAATGCAGGCGTCAAAACGCGCGGCAATCTCCATTGGGATGTGTTGCGTCTGTGGTCCGAAATCAAATTGGGCCTAGCCAAGTACGCTGCGAAATACGAGACTCGTTCGGCCGGGATCAGCGTGGATACCTGGGGCGTGGACTTTGCGCTCCTGGATCATGCAGGGCGCTTGCTCGATAATCCTCATCATTATCGCGACCCGAGGACGGAAGGAATGCCCGGGCGGGCATTTACTCGAGTCCCGCGCGCAGAGGTCTTCCGCCAGACCGGAATACAGTCACTCCAGATAAACACCGTATTCCAGTTGCTCAGCATGGCGCTTTCCGAAGACGCGCGCCTGGCTGCTGCTAATCACTTATTGATGATGCCAGACCTTTTCCATTACTGGCTGTCGGGCGAGAAAGCGAACGAGTACACGATCTCGTCAACGACCCAGATGTTGGACTGCCGGCGACGCGACTGGGCGCGCGGCATGATCGCTGACCTGGACATTCCATCGCATTTTCTGGGGCCGATCGTCACCCCCGGCACAACCTTGGAGCGAGTCTGTCCGGACGTTCTACGTGAGTGTGGCTTCAACAGTCCGTTTCCCGTGATTGCCGGCGCGAGCCACGATACGGCCAGCGCCGTGGCCGCTGTCCCATTTCTGAGTGAGGACAGCGCATTCATCAGTAGCGGCACATGGAGCCTGATGGGCGTTGAGGTGAAACAACCCATCACATCCGAACATGCCCTGTCCCTGGACTTCACCAACGAGGGGGGAGTTGGGGGGACGATTCGCCTTCTCAAGAACATCACAGGGTTGTGGCTGCTGCAGGAATGCCTGCAGCAGTGGCAGCGAGAAGGCCGCGAATACGCCTGGGAGCAAGTCCTGGCAATCGCCAGAAAGGCCAGACCGCTGCGCAGCATTGTCGATCCGGACTCCGGCGACTTTCTCTCTCCCGAGGACATGCCGAAGGCAATCCGAAATTATTGTTCCAGGACCGATCAGCCGATTCCCCAAAACGACGGAGAACTTGCCCGCTGTTGCATGGAGAGTCTCGCTCTCAAGTATCGATCGGTTCTCCAGGCGCTCAATTCACTTACCGGACGCAAACTGGAAGCCATTCGCATTGTTGGCGGGGGCAGTCGCAACGAACTGCTTTGCCAATTCACGGCTGACGCCTGCGAGCTCCCTGTGTATGCGGGTCCGGTCGAGGCCTCCTCGCTGGGCAACGTCATGATGCAAGCGGTCGCAACAGGGCATCTGGACAGCGTTGCGACAGGGCGAGAGCGGATCGCCGCTTCCTGTGAGCTTGTGACTTATGAACCAGGCTGCTCGGGAGATTGGAACGAGGCGTACACGAGATTTGAAAGTCTTGGAAAGCTTCGAGAATTTATTTAAGGAAGTCAGTTGAAGAGATGTTTGTCCGCTGAGCTAGTTCGGTCAGCAGGTGAGGAGAGTCAATCAATGTCGCCCTATTCCGTTCCTGAATTCACGCTTCCGAAGCCAGCCGCCGCCGGGGAAATACTCCTTATTGCCAGTGGCGATCTGCGGGAGTCAGCCAACACAGTTTGCTGGCCTGCACAGGCCGAAGCTGAGAGAAAAATTGTGGCTGCATTTGCAGCCGAGGGGGTCACGGTGCGTCGGGCCCATCCATACCGAGAGGACCTGGGCCACGGTTTCATCCGAAACCAGCGGATGGGTATGGACGTGTTCATGAACATCGATCCGAATGCCCCGCTGATCGTAGCCGAGTCAGTGTGGCAGTACAGCGGAAACATTCTGGCCGGGTTGCGAAGTCATAAAGGGCCGATTCTGACGATTGCAAACTGGTCGGGCCAATGGCCTGGGCTGGTGGGCATGTTGAATCTGAATGGCTGCTTGTACAAGGCGGGCGTGAAGTTCAGCACCATCTGGAGCAAGGACTTTGACGATGACTTCTTCAAAAAAGGCATTCGTCAGTGGTTGAAGGAAGGCTGCATCACGCACGACGTCAGCCATGTCCGCAAGCTCGATCCCTCTACCCTGCCGGCGACTGAACGCGAACTCGGAAAGCGTCTTGCGGAGTTCCTTCGCTTCCGCAAAGCGATCATGGGTATCTTCGATGAGGGCTGTATGGGAATGTACAACGCCATCATTGAAGATGAACTGCTGAATCCCCTGGGCGTTTACAAAGAACGCTTGAACCAGTCCGCACTCTTCGCCGCTATGCGCGACGTCCCCGACGAAGAAGCAACGGCTGTTCGCAAATGGCTGGACAAGCGCGGCATGAAGTTCGTTACCGGTCCGAATCCCGAAACCGACCTGACTGACGCACAGTTGCACGAACAATTCAAAATGTACATTGCAGCGATGCGCATCGCCGATGAATTCGGATGCGACACAATCGGCATTCAATATCAGCAGGGTTTGAAGGACCTGGTGCCGGCCTCCGACCTTGTCGAAGGGTTACTGAACAACGTCGAAAGACCTCCGGTTAAGGCAAGCGGCAATGGGCGCGAACTCTACCCCGGACAACCGTTGCCGCATTACAACGAAGTGGACGAGTGCGCGGGTCTCGATGCGCTGGTCACGAATCGCGTATGGACAGCCATGGGACTTGACCCTGCAACCACTCTTCACGATGTGCGTTGGGGCGAACAGTATCACGGCGGCGGCATCGATGAATTCGTTTGGGTATTCCTGATTTCCGGTGCGGTGCCAGCTTCGCATTTGAAAGGCGGATACGAAGGCGCATCCAGCGAACGCCAGGCATCAATGTACTTCCGTCTCGGCGGCGGGACACTTAAGGGAATCAGCAAGCCCGGCGCCGTCGTCTGGAGCCGCGTGTTCGTTGAAGATGGCAAGCTCCACGCCGATATTGGACGCGCAACTGCCGTAGATCTACCCCTCGAGGAGACGCAACGGCGTTGGGACGCGACCACATCTCAGTGGCCGATCATGCACGCCGTCTTGCACGGCGTCACGCGTGACCAGTTCATGGCACGCCATCGCGCCAACCACATCAACGTTGCCTACGCGCCGTCGGACGAAATTGCCGACAAGGCGCTCGCAGCAAAGGCCGCGATGATGGCTGAGTTGGGCATCGACGTAAACATTTGCGGCAAATAGCTCTAAGCTACGCTCGGGGGGAACAAAGGCGTTATGCAATACGTTCCCCCGGCGGAGCGGTTCCACCTGAATTCATCCAATCGAATCTGGTCCTGAACGGAAGCGCACATGAGCCTCGGTGTAGATGTGAATGCAGGCTTCGAAGCCGTACCCGGCAGCAAGACGCGAAGTTCCCACAAACTGTTTTCCCGCGAGAATGCACTGGCCTTCTTCCTCGTCACAGGGTTGTTTTTCCTGTGGGGCATTCCCAACAACCTCAACGACGTACTCATCCGGCAGTTCATGAAATCGTTCGAAATCACCCGGTTCAAGGCGGGCCTGGTGCAATCGGCTTTTTACACTGGATATTTCCTGTTCTCGATGCCGGCCGCTCTCGTCATGCGAAGGTTCGGCTATAAGACAGGGCTCGTGACCGGCCTTCTCCTCTACGTCGCTGGCACTTTCCTGTTCTGGCCCGCCGCAGTTATCGCGAACTACTACCTCTTCCTCCTTGCGCTATTTGTGATCGCCAGTGGCCTGGGCTTTTTGGAGACTGGCGCTAACCCGTTCATCGCGCAACTAGGTGACCCTGAGAGCTCGGAAAGAAGGCTCAATTTTTCGCAGGCATTCAATCCACTGGGCTCGATTGCCGGAGTGCTGATCGGTACGGCATTCATATTCTCTGGGGTTGAACACAGCAGCCAGGACATTGCGGCCCTTAAGCTTGCTGGGACCTACGAGACCTACATGCGGCAGGAAACGATGCGCGTAATCATGCCATACCTGGTACTGGGCATCGTGGTGCTCTTCTGGACATTTTTGATTATCAGGACAAAGCTCCCGGAACATGCCGTTGAAGCACCGTCCACACATGAGGCTCGTAAAGGCAAGTTCGCTGACGTGTTCAAGTATCCCCACTTCACCAAGGCTGTCTTTACGCAGTTCTGCTACGTGGGAGCGCAGGTTGGCACCTGGAGCTACTTCATTCAATACGTTCAGGACTACACGCATCAACCGGAGAAGGTTGCCGGATATTTCCTGACGGGTACGCTAGCGGCATTCGCATTAGGCCGGTTTGCTTCCACATATCTGATGAATTTCATCGCGCCACGAATATTGATGGGTGTGTTTGGAATTATCAACATTGTGCTGGTGGGTATCGGCATTTTGCTCCCCGGATGGGTAGGGCTCTGGTCGATTTTCTTGACCAGCTTCTTCATGTCCCTGATGTTCCCGACGATTTTCGCGCTTGGCCTCAAGGACCTTGGGCCTAATACGAAGCTCGGCGGCTCCATGATCGTGATGGCGATCATTGGAGGAGCGGTGTTCACGCCGGTGATGGGCCTGGTATTCGAAGCGAGCAAGAGCATGGCGGTAGCGATGTGCGTTCCACTGGCCTGCTATGTCGTCGTTACTTATTACGCTTTCATCGGCGCGAAGGTGCGTGTGCCTGTGCAGCCCGCCTAGGAACGGGTTCAGGCGTCGCACCAACGGTATTCATATCTATGGAGGTTGAAATTGCAGTCACGTTCGGTCACCCACGCACCTCAAGCACCTGGGTGGAAACAAACTCTTGAGGACCGTTTACCTCTTTACGGGCATCGGAACTGGATCGTCATTGCAGATTCTGCATACCCGGAGCAGGCGCGGGCAGGAATAGAAACAATAACGTCGCATGCCGGTCAGATTGAAGTTGTGGAGGGAGTTCTGGCCGCGCTCGCATCATCGAAGCACGTTAAGCCGATCGTCTACACCGATCACGAACTTGCGTTCGTTAACGAAGAGGATGCGCCGGGCATCGGCGCCTATCGTGATCGCCTGTCGGAAGTCCTGGGCAGAAGTGAGGTCAAAGTTCTTGCACACGAGCAGATCATTCAGAAACTTGATGAAGCCGCCAAGAGCTTTCGCGTTCTGATCATCAAGACAGATATGACCATTCCCTATACGTCTGTGTTCCTGGAGCTCGATTGCGCCTACTGGGGCGGGGACGCAGAGGCGGCACTGCGCAAAGCAATGCGTTAGGAGTGGCTTCTCCTGACCGGCTCCCTCCCCCCAAAGACAGCTACCGCTTACCAATCAGCAATTGGTAAGCGGTAGCTG
The nucleotide sequence above comes from Clostridia bacterium. Encoded proteins:
- the fucP gene encoding L-fucose:H+ symporter permease; this encodes MSLGVDVNAGFEAVPGSKTRSSHKLFSRENALAFFLVTGLFFLWGIPNNLNDVLIRQFMKSFEITRFKAGLVQSAFYTGYFLFSMPAALVMRRFGYKTGLVTGLLLYVAGTFLFWPAAVIANYYLFLLALFVIASGLGFLETGANPFIAQLGDPESSERRLNFSQAFNPLGSIAGVLIGTAFIFSGVEHSSQDIAALKLAGTYETYMRQETMRVIMPYLVLGIVVLFWTFLIIRTKLPEHAVEAPSTHEARKGKFADVFKYPHFTKAVFTQFCYVGAQVGTWSYFIQYVQDYTHQPEKVAGYFLTGTLAAFALGRFASTYLMNFIAPRILMGVFGIINIVLVGIGILLPGWVGLWSIFLTSFFMSLMFPTIFALGLKDLGPNTKLGGSMIVMAIIGGAVFTPVMGLVFEASKSMAVAMCVPLACYVVVTYYAFIGAKVRVPVQPA
- a CDS encoding rhamnulokinase family protein is translated as MESTINFVAVDLGASSGRLVVGRWNGTSFVLEELHRFANAGVKTRGNLHWDVLRLWSEIKLGLAKYAAKYETRSAGISVDTWGVDFALLDHAGRLLDNPHHYRDPRTEGMPGRAFTRVPRAEVFRQTGIQSLQINTVFQLLSMALSEDARLAAANHLLMMPDLFHYWLSGEKANEYTISSTTQMLDCRRRDWARGMIADLDIPSHFLGPIVTPGTTLERVCPDVLRECGFNSPFPVIAGASHDTASAVAAVPFLSEDSAFISSGTWSLMGVEVKQPITSEHALSLDFTNEGGVGGTIRLLKNITGLWLLQECLQQWQREGREYAWEQVLAIARKARPLRSIVDPDSGDFLSPEDMPKAIRNYCSRTDQPIPQNDGELARCCMESLALKYRSVLQALNSLTGRKLEAIRIVGGGSRNELLCQFTADACELPVYAGPVEASSLGNVMMQAVATGHLDSVATGRERIAASCELVTYEPGCSGDWNEAYTRFESLGKLREFI
- a CDS encoding fucose isomerase, coding for MSPYSVPEFTLPKPAAAGEILLIASGDLRESANTVCWPAQAEAERKIVAAFAAEGVTVRRAHPYREDLGHGFIRNQRMGMDVFMNIDPNAPLIVAESVWQYSGNILAGLRSHKGPILTIANWSGQWPGLVGMLNLNGCLYKAGVKFSTIWSKDFDDDFFKKGIRQWLKEGCITHDVSHVRKLDPSTLPATERELGKRLAEFLRFRKAIMGIFDEGCMGMYNAIIEDELLNPLGVYKERLNQSALFAAMRDVPDEEATAVRKWLDKRGMKFVTGPNPETDLTDAQLHEQFKMYIAAMRIADEFGCDTIGIQYQQGLKDLVPASDLVEGLLNNVERPPVKASGNGRELYPGQPLPHYNEVDECAGLDALVTNRVWTAMGLDPATTLHDVRWGEQYHGGGIDEFVWVFLISGAVPASHLKGGYEGASSERQASMYFRLGGGTLKGISKPGAVVWSRVFVEDGKLHADIGRATAVDLPLEETQRRWDATTSQWPIMHAVLHGVTRDQFMARHRANHINVAYAPSDEIADKALAAKAAMMAELGIDVNICGK
- a CDS encoding LacI family DNA-binding transcriptional regulator — encoded protein: MAVRMKDIAEELGVSLMTVSKALRNHLDVSEATRRRIRQRARELQYEPNLIARSLASRRTYLIGLIIPDMMHSFFAEVAKGIGRKLEPLGYQILISNSGENAEAELRQLKLLMARSVDGLIIASAAAAKGNPAEAALLNSRKTPYVCIDRPIRDLKANFVGVKDEEIGAMATEHLIEEGCRNIAHISGPMNTNGRGRLQGYRRTLAKHGLRVLPENVVSGAHEDSTGYGAMQKLMKLKRRPDGVVCYNDAVAIGAIKAILEAGFNVPRDIAVIGAGDVHYSDLLKVPLSTINQNSTGIGETAAEILLECMETKKARAPKCILFPPRLVVRESSMRKRR
- a CDS encoding RbsD/FucU domain-containing protein; translation: MQSRSVTHAPQAPGWKQTLEDRLPLYGHRNWIVIADSAYPEQARAGIETITSHAGQIEVVEGVLAALASSKHVKPIVYTDHELAFVNEEDAPGIGAYRDRLSEVLGRSEVKVLAHEQIIQKLDEAAKSFRVLIIKTDMTIPYTSVFLELDCAYWGGDAEAALRKAMR